In Amycolatopsis sp. FBCC-B4732, the genomic stretch TGCACGATGTCCTTGCCTGCCCAGCCCACGAAGTTCTTCGAGCTCTTCGCGTCGGAGAGGGCTTTCAGCATCGGGTAGTAGTCCGGTGCCTTGGCCTTGAGCCAGTCGTCGACGAACTTCATCTTCTTGTAGCTGTCGCCGAACTTGGTCTTGAGCCAGTCCTCGTGCTTCTTGATGGTCGAGATGTCGTGGTCGCTCAGGTGCGACTTCGGCGGCGGCGGCTTCGGCGCGGGAGCCGGCTCCGGCGGCTTCGGCAGCGGCCGCGAGAAGTTCGGCGTGGTGCCGTCGCCCGGGGGCCGCGTGCTCGGCGTCGCGCCGCCTCCGGGCGGGCCGTCGTGCGTGACCGCGGTGCCCGGCGGGGGCAGCGGCCGCGAGAAGTTCGGGGTCGTGCCGTCGCCCGGCGGCCGGGTGGTGGGCGCGGCGCCGCCACCAGGGCGGTCGTGGGTGATCGCGGTGCCCGGCGGCGGCATCGGCGTCATCTCGTGGCCCGCGCTCGACGACGAGCCCGGCTTCCCCTTGACCAGCTTCGACAGCCCGGTGAGCCGCGCTAGCGTGCGGCCGGCGTAGGCGACGACCTTGGCGAGCTTCGCCATCATCGCCGCGACCTGCACCGAGACCGTCGCGACGCACTTGGTCACCCCGACGGCGATCGACGCGCCGAACGTCGGGATGGCGAGCGCGAGGGCGATCAGCATCGTGGAGATGATGTCGCCGAGGATCGTCGTGATGATGTCGCGCAGCAGCGAGCGGACCGCGCCGATCAGCGCCCCGGTGGTCTCGACCATGTAGCCGGCGACGTCGGCCGCCTTGGCGTTGGCGTCGATCCAGCCCTTCCGGTCGTTGATCGACTTGAGGAAGCTGTCGTAGCCCTTGCCCTGCCACTGGGTGATCGTCGACTTGAGGGTCTCGTCCAGCTCGGTGCCGGTGTTGCGCAGCGACTCGCCGATCTTGTGCAGCTCGTTGGCGACCTTCGTGACCTCCGAAGGGTTGCCCGCGACCTGATCGAGCGGCCACTTCAGGAACGAGACGTGCTCGATCAGCCAGCCGAGCCCCGCCGCGATCAGCTTCGCCAGCGGGTCCATCGCGAACGCGACGGTGTCGAGCACGGCGCTGATGACGTTGATGCCCAGCTCCACGCTGACGGCCGCGAGGTCGCCGCCGTGCTCGGTCTGGACCTTGCCGATCGAGTCGCCGACCTGCTTCCAGCTGTCGAAGACGCCGGCGCCCGTGGTGGAGTTCGCGGACGTGATGGGGACGGTCACTTGCCCAGCTCCGTTTCGAAGGTGCTCAAACCCTGCGCCGTGTTCGAGTCGTGGGTCGCGTAGGTCTCGCCGGCCTTCTTCACGTCCTCGGCGGACTTGCCGATGTCGCCCACCAGTTTGGTGATCTCACCCGTGATCACGGCCATCGTGACCCGCGACGGCGCGGCGAGCACCTGCGCGAGCAGGATGCCGAACGCGGTGTTGTCGAAGCCGTTGGCGGCCTGCATCCGGTTCGCGGCGTCCTGCACCGCCGGCTGCGTGGTGCCCGACAGGAACTGGCTGAACTTCTGCAGCTCGGCCGGGTCGACCGAGAAACCTTCTCCGGAAACCACCGGTTCTCCTCCGTACTACCAGGGGTTGCTTTCGCCGTCGTCCTCGTCCGGCGCGGGCCGCGGGCGACGGCGCGGCGGAGCTTGCGGCGGGGGCGGCGGCGTGCGGTGCGGCGGGGCGGGTGGGCGCGGCGTGCGGTCCTCCGCCTCCTGCTCCGGCATGAACACGTCGCTCTTGTCCGGCGGCGGCGTGCTCTCGTCCGGGTCGGGCGGGGGCAGGAACTCGTCGAGCAGTTCGCGGGCGGCCGAGCTCTCGCCGACCATGCCGCTGAACGCTTCGGCGACTTCCGCCGAGACCTTCTGCTGCGCCTTGCCGACCAGCTGCAGCACCAGACCGGCCAGCGCCTGCGGCGGACGCTCGTACGCACGCGGGCCGAACCGGAGGTCCTGCAGGACCCCGCTCGGGCCGAGCGTCACCGACACCGAGCCGTCCGGCGACTGCACGCTGGCGGTGGCGGACCGCAGCTTTTCCTGCGCCGCCGCGGCTTTTGCCTGGATTTCCTCGAGTTCGACCGTGAACGCGGCCAGCGGATCGCCGCCGCCGGGCACTGACTGTGTCAATTTGTCCTCGTCGCGAGAGAGGTCGTGAACGGAGGAAGTCAATCAGCGCTCGTTGAAGCTCGGATGACACGAAGCGAACCGCCGGTTGAACGCGGTGTGGATCGCCGAAGTCGGCCCGCGCGTACGCCCGGTGCGGTAAACAAGGGCATGGACAACACCGTCATCCGATCGGGCGATTCCGGGGACGTCGACACCCTGCTGGGTTTCTTCGACGAAGCCGTCGAATGGCTGGTCGCGCGGGGCAGCTCGAAGCAGTGGGGGACCGAGCCGTGGAGCCGGGTCCCGAAGCGCGTCGAACGCGTCAAGGGGATGGCCGCGGACCCGGGCCTGCGCGTCGCGGTGGTCGACGGCGAGCCCGCGGGCGCGCTGATCGTGTCGGAGGAGCACGACCCGCACGTGCCGGCGGTAGACGAGCGTGAACTTTACGTCCGCCTGCTGATCACGTCCCGGCGCTTCACCGGCCGGGGCGTCGGCGCGAGGCTGATCGAGTACGCGCTCGACGAGGCGCGGCGGCGCCGGATCGACCTCGTGCGCGTCGACTGCTGGGCCGGTGGCGACGGTGAGCTGCAGCGCTACTACGAGAGCCGGGGCTTCGTGCCCACCGTGCAGTTCCACGTCGAGGAGTGGGTCGGGCAGGTCCTCGAGCAGCGCGTGGGGTAGCGCGATCGCGGGTCAGGGGTGACACTGTTGACGCAGTGCCAACAGACGAAGGAGTCGCCATGGCCGAGGAGCTCGCGGGCAAGGTCGTCGTCATCACCGGCGGCGGGCAGGGGATCGGCGCGGCGACCGCGTCGGCGCTGTCCCGGCTGGGCGCGAAGGTGGTGATCGGCGACCTCGACCAGGTCCGGGCCAAGGACACAGTCGCCAATCTGGACGCCGAGGCGCTCCCGCTGGACGTCACCGACATCGCCGGGTTCACCGAGTTCCTCGACGAGGTCGAACGCCGCCACGGCCGCATCGACGTGCTGATCAACAACGCCGGGATCATGCCGCTGGCGCTCCTCGAGGAGGAGAGCGACGCGACGACCCGGCGTCAGCTGGAGATCAACCTGCACGCCGTCATCCACGGCACCCGCGAAGCGGTGAAGCGGATGCGGCCGCGGCGGTCCGGGCACATCGTCAACGTCGCTTCGTTCGCGGGCAAAGCGGGTTTTCCGGGCGCCGCGACGTACTGCGCGACCAAGCACGCCGTCGTCGGGTTGTCCGAAGCGGTGCACCTGGAGCTGCACGGGTCCGGCGTGCGCATCTCGTGCGTGATGCCCGCGATCGTCCGGACCGAGCTCGCGAGCGGGCTCGGCGAGGCGAAGCTGTTCAAGTCCTCGCGCCCGGAAGACGTGGCCGGCGCCATCGTGGCCACGCTGCGCAAGCCGCGGTTCGAGGTGTTCGTGCCCCGATCCGTGGGAACTATGGGCAAGCTCACCCGGCTGCTCCCGCGGCGGGCGGGCGAAGCGCTGGCCCGTGCGTTGAAAGCCGACCAGCTTTTGGCTTCAGCGGCCCATTCCCCGGCTCGCGCGGAGTACGAGGCGCGCGCCGCCGAGAGCGCGCCCGGGGCGGGCACGGAGTAACTCGGACGGCCTAGCGACTGTCCGATTTGGACGTGGGCGGTGTTGAGTCCACCAGCCTGACCGGGCAAGATTGACCGGAAGTGCCCGGGGACGTCGCAGGAGGCTCGAGAAAATGGTTTCACCGCCCGCACGACTGGCCGCCGCGGCGTCGAACGTGGTCGGCAAGG encodes the following:
- a CDS encoding YbaB/EbfC family nucleoid-associated protein, with protein sequence MTQSVPGGGDPLAAFTVELEEIQAKAAAAQEKLRSATASVQSPDGSVSVTLGPSGVLQDLRFGPRAYERPPQALAGLVLQLVGKAQQKVSAEVAEAFSGMVGESSAARELLDEFLPPPDPDESTPPPDKSDVFMPEQEAEDRTPRPPAPPHRTPPPPPQAPPRRRPRPAPDEDDGESNPW
- a CDS encoding GNAT family N-acetyltransferase gives rise to the protein MDNTVIRSGDSGDVDTLLGFFDEAVEWLVARGSSKQWGTEPWSRVPKRVERVKGMAADPGLRVAVVDGEPAGALIVSEEHDPHVPAVDERELYVRLLITSRRFTGRGVGARLIEYALDEARRRRIDLVRVDCWAGGDGELQRYYESRGFVPTVQFHVEEWVGQVLEQRVG
- a CDS encoding SDR family oxidoreductase, coding for MAEELAGKVVVITGGGQGIGAATASALSRLGAKVVIGDLDQVRAKDTVANLDAEALPLDVTDIAGFTEFLDEVERRHGRIDVLINNAGIMPLALLEEESDATTRRQLEINLHAVIHGTREAVKRMRPRRSGHIVNVASFAGKAGFPGAATYCATKHAVVGLSEAVHLELHGSGVRISCVMPAIVRTELASGLGEAKLFKSSRPEDVAGAIVATLRKPRFEVFVPRSVGTMGKLTRLLPRRAGEALARALKADQLLASAAHSPARAEYEARAAESAPGAGTE